From a single Paenibacillus sp. FSL R5-0345 genomic region:
- the sufB gene encoding Fe-S cluster assembly protein SufB, which produces MAKKAPDMEEYQYGFRDEHKSIFQSGKGLTAEIVKEISAIKNEPQWMLDFRLKSLEQFYKMPMPKWGGNLDDLDFDDIQYYVRPSEKQGKTWEEVPSEIKETFDKLGIPEAEQKFLAGVSAQYESEVVYHSMQKSLEDQGVIFTDTDTALREHPELFKKFFGTIIPPADNKFAALNSAVWSGGSFIYVPKGVKCEVPLQAYFRINSENMGQFERTLILADEDSFVHYVEGCTAPIYSTNSLHSAVVEILCMKNARVRYTTIQNWAPNIYNLVTKRAVAEENATMEWVDGNIGSKLTMKYPAVVLKGRGAKGSVLSIAVAGKNQHQDAGAKMIHLAPDTTSTIVSKSISKHGGKVTYRGLASFGRQAEGAKSNIKCDTLILDNESTSDTIPYNEIMNDNIVLEHEATVSKVSEEQLFYLMSRGLTEAEATQMIVMGFIEPFTKELPMEYAVEMNRLIKFEMEGSIG; this is translated from the coding sequence ATGGCTAAGAAAGCGCCTGATATGGAAGAATACCAGTACGGGTTCCGTGATGAGCATAAGTCGATATTCCAGTCTGGTAAAGGTTTGACGGCCGAAATTGTTAAAGAAATTTCAGCAATCAAAAATGAACCACAGTGGATGCTTGACTTCCGCTTAAAATCTCTAGAGCAATTTTACAAAATGCCGATGCCAAAATGGGGCGGCAACTTGGATGATCTCGATTTCGATGATATCCAGTATTATGTAAGACCTTCCGAGAAGCAAGGAAAGACTTGGGAAGAAGTACCTTCTGAAATTAAAGAAACCTTTGATAAACTGGGTATCCCAGAAGCGGAACAAAAATTCCTCGCTGGTGTCTCGGCACAATATGAATCTGAGGTTGTATACCACAGCATGCAGAAGAGCCTTGAAGATCAAGGGGTAATTTTTACAGATACCGACACTGCACTTCGTGAACATCCGGAATTGTTCAAGAAGTTCTTCGGAACGATCATTCCACCTGCTGACAACAAGTTTGCTGCACTTAACAGTGCCGTTTGGTCAGGCGGAAGCTTCATCTATGTTCCTAAGGGTGTAAAATGCGAGGTTCCTTTGCAGGCTTACTTCCGTATTAACTCCGAGAACATGGGACAATTTGAGCGTACTTTGATCTTAGCGGACGAAGACAGCTTTGTGCATTATGTAGAAGGATGTACAGCTCCAATCTACAGCACGAACTCCCTGCATAGTGCAGTTGTTGAAATCCTGTGTATGAAGAACGCTCGCGTTCGTTATACTACAATCCAGAACTGGGCTCCAAATATCTACAACCTCGTTACTAAACGTGCGGTTGCAGAAGAGAATGCTACGATGGAATGGGTCGATGGCAACATCGGTTCCAAGCTGACTATGAAATACCCTGCGGTGGTTCTTAAAGGCCGTGGCGCTAAAGGTTCAGTACTGTCCATTGCGGTAGCGGGTAAAAACCAGCATCAGGATGCAGGTGCCAAGATGATCCATCTGGCTCCAGACACAACATCCACTATTGTCTCGAAATCGATCAGTAAGCACGGCGGTAAAGTAACTTATCGTGGTCTTGCTTCCTTCGGCCGTCAGGCAGAAGGTGCGAAATCGAACATCAAATGTGATACGCTCATTTTGGATAACGAATCCACTTCGGATACTATTCCTTACAATGAAATTATGAACGATAACATCGTGCTTGAGCACGAAGCGACCGTGTCTAAAGTTTCTGAGGAGCAGCTGTTCTACTTGATGAGCCGCGGCCTCACAGAAGCTGAAGCGACTCAAATGATCGTTAT
- a CDS encoding cysteine desulfurase, translating into MISNAIREQFPILNQNVNGHPLVYLDSAATSQKPRQVIEAVKSYYEWDNANVHRGVHTLGSRATDAYEGAREKLAKFINARSTKEIIFTRGTTTALNLVASSYGPSAVGEGDEIVITLMEHHSNLIPWQQLAKKTGATLKYIPLQPDGTITLEDAEKTITDKTKIVAIAYVSNVMGVTHPIKELAAIAHRHGAVIVVDGAQSTPHMKVDMQDLDCDFYALSGHKMLAPTGIGALYGKRALLEAMEPVEFGGEMIDDVGLYESTWKELPWKFEGGTPIIAGAVGLGAAVDFLQEIGMDEIHSHEKKLAAYAEQRLSEIDGLTIYGPMSREVGVVTFNLGDVHPHDVATVLDAEGIAIRAGHHCCQPLMRWLEASSTARASFYLYNTEQDVDRLVDALIKTKEYFGYELG; encoded by the coding sequence ATGATTAGCAACGCCATCCGGGAGCAATTTCCCATACTGAACCAAAATGTGAACGGGCATCCACTAGTCTATCTAGACAGTGCCGCTACTTCACAGAAGCCTCGCCAAGTGATTGAGGCGGTCAAGTCGTATTATGAGTGGGATAACGCCAACGTTCACCGTGGCGTTCATACTCTAGGCAGCCGTGCAACAGATGCCTACGAGGGAGCCCGGGAGAAGCTAGCTAAGTTTATTAACGCCCGCAGCACTAAAGAAATTATCTTTACGCGCGGTACGACCACTGCTCTAAATCTTGTAGCCTCTTCTTACGGGCCATCTGCAGTGGGTGAAGGCGACGAAATTGTCATCACTCTGATGGAACATCATAGTAATTTGATTCCTTGGCAGCAGCTAGCTAAGAAGACAGGTGCTACATTAAAATATATACCGTTGCAGCCCGACGGAACGATTACACTTGAAGATGCTGAGAAGACGATTACGGATAAAACCAAGATCGTTGCTATCGCTTATGTATCTAACGTTATGGGAGTTACACATCCGATTAAAGAGCTTGCGGCTATTGCTCATCGTCACGGTGCGGTCATTGTCGTAGACGGTGCACAGAGCACGCCTCATATGAAGGTCGATATGCAAGATCTGGATTGTGATTTCTATGCACTTTCCGGACATAAAATGCTAGCACCGACTGGAATTGGAGCTTTGTACGGCAAAAGAGCACTACTCGAAGCCATGGAGCCTGTTGAGTTTGGTGGCGAAATGATTGATGATGTAGGTCTCTATGAATCGACATGGAAAGAACTCCCTTGGAAGTTTGAGGGAGGTACACCGATCATTGCTGGTGCTGTTGGATTAGGTGCAGCCGTAGATTTCTTACAGGAAATCGGTATGGATGAGATTCACAGCCATGAGAAGAAGCTTGCAGCATACGCAGAGCAGCGTCTATCTGAAATTGATGGCTTGACCATTTATGGTCCCATGAGTCGTGAAGTTGGCGTTGTTACTTTTAATCTGGGTGACGTTCACCCGCATGATGTCGCTACAGTGTTAGATGCGGAGGGCATTGCCATCCGTGCTGGCCATCACTGCTGTCAGCCGCTGATGCGCTGGCTGGAAGCTAGCTCTACAGCACGGGCGAGCTTTTACCTGTATAATACAGAGCAGGATGTAGATCGACTGGTGGACGCTTTAATCAAGACAAAGGAGTACTTCGGCTATGAACTTGGATGA
- the sufD gene encoding Fe-S cluster assembly protein SufD: MTTQTILPVDAERLSELSHSSGEPGWLKESRLKALELAATLTLPKLEKTRIDRWNVNNYGSYKASEPIASLKDAPASISSLIKDQEEGSLIIQRNSGAVYTRLAPELAAQGVIFTDLQTAVKEHGDLVQRYLHKAIQPDEHSIAALHAALWNGGVFLYVPKNVVVETPLQAVLLTDDAEASFVPHILIVADTNSSLTYVDNYVSDKEEAGLHNGAVEVFVGAGAKVRYATVHQLGVDTTDVTYRRAVVENDGTIEWIVGEMNYGDTASDTKSVLKGNGSSSDAKVIAVGTGSQKLNYTTQAQHFGKNTPSDMITRAVMRDNATSIINGITKIEKGATRADGQQTEKVLMLSPKARGDANPILLIDEDDVTAGHAASVGQVNHEQVFYLMSRGITRHDAETLIIYGFLAPVVSQIPLEGLRNQLQSLVERKLGQ; this comes from the coding sequence ATGACGACACAGACCATTCTTCCGGTGGATGCCGAGCGCTTGAGCGAATTATCGCATAGTAGCGGCGAACCGGGTTGGCTGAAAGAAAGCCGCTTGAAAGCACTTGAACTGGCAGCTACTCTGACACTGCCTAAATTAGAGAAGACACGGATTGATCGTTGGAACGTGAACAATTATGGTAGCTACAAAGCAAGCGAACCTATTGCTTCACTGAAGGATGCACCTGCTTCCATTTCCTCCTTGATCAAGGATCAGGAAGAAGGCAGTCTGATTATTCAACGTAACTCTGGTGCAGTATATACACGACTGGCTCCTGAGCTTGCAGCACAAGGTGTTATTTTTACCGATTTGCAAACGGCTGTTAAAGAGCACGGAGATTTGGTACAACGTTACTTGCATAAGGCAATTCAGCCTGACGAGCATTCTATCGCTGCGCTTCATGCAGCATTGTGGAACGGTGGAGTATTCCTCTATGTTCCTAAGAATGTAGTGGTTGAAACTCCACTTCAGGCGGTGCTCTTAACAGATGATGCGGAAGCTTCATTTGTTCCTCACATTCTGATTGTAGCGGATACTAACAGTTCCCTGACATACGTAGACAACTACGTGTCGGATAAAGAGGAAGCTGGATTGCACAATGGTGCTGTAGAAGTATTCGTGGGTGCAGGTGCTAAAGTTCGTTATGCTACAGTACATCAGCTGGGCGTGGATACAACAGATGTAACTTACCGCCGGGCTGTTGTTGAGAATGACGGAACCATCGAATGGATTGTTGGTGAGATGAACTATGGTGATACAGCAAGTGATACCAAGTCTGTGCTCAAAGGCAATGGCTCTAGCTCGGATGCTAAAGTAATTGCTGTAGGTACGGGATCACAGAAACTGAATTACACTACTCAAGCTCAGCATTTCGGCAAAAATACCCCAAGTGACATGATCACTCGTGCGGTTATGCGTGATAATGCTACTTCTATCATTAACGGGATTACCAAGATCGAGAAAGGTGCTACAAGAGCCGACGGTCAGCAAACGGAGAAAGTATTGATGCTGAGTCCAAAAGCCCGTGGTGACGCCAACCCGATCCTGCTGATTGATGAAGATGATGTTACAGCAGGCCATGCCGCTTCCGTAGGACAGGTCAATCACGAGCAAGTCTTTTACCTGATGTCCCGCGGAATTACACGGCATGATGCAGAAACTCTGATCATCTATGGCTTCTTGGCTCCTGTTGTGTCGCAAATTCCACTAGAGGGACTGCGCAATCAGCTCCAATCTCTTGTGGAAAGGAAGTTAGGTCAATGA
- the sufU gene encoding Fe-S cluster assembly sulfur transfer protein SufU: MNLDDLYRRVIMDHYKSPRNRGSFEDDALKIELNNPTCGDRITLQLKVEDGIVKDARYNGEGCSISMSSASMMTEAIKGQTVERALELADNFSLLMKGEDVDFGDYEDIEALSGVNKFPARIKCATLAWNALRKGIDEEEQHK; encoded by the coding sequence ATGAACTTGGATGACTTGTACAGACGCGTAATTATGGATCATTATAAAAGTCCTCGGAATCGTGGTTCATTTGAAGATGATGCTCTGAAAATTGAACTGAATAACCCAACTTGTGGTGACCGTATTACACTTCAGCTTAAGGTAGAAGATGGAATTGTAAAAGATGCCCGTTATAACGGTGAAGGTTGTTCGATCAGTATGTCGTCGGCTTCGATGATGACTGAAGCGATCAAAGGACAGACGGTTGAACGTGCACTTGAACTAGCCGATAACTTCTCCTTACTGATGAAGGGTGAAGACGTGGATTTTGGAGATTATGAAGATATTGAAGCCCTATCGGGTGTGAATAAATTCCCTGCGCGGATCAAATGCGCTACACTGGCTTGGAACGCGCTTCGTAAAGGAATTGACGAAGAAGAGCAACATAAATAA